A section of the Rhizobium sp. BG4 genome encodes:
- a CDS encoding BON domain-containing protein — protein MPKTDDKKTLSREDDYRDYEERNLDDGWPYADASGASDGKPGNGAYGETAANFDRDRNSGFRIDGTDEDGNENRLRDTLRADSINRDDSDDLEVRVFENLENIEGLDPDSIDIHVDGHTVTLEGSVETIGMARKVELGALSVDGVRHIRNRLETTGVDSHIPNED, from the coding sequence GACCGACGACAAGAAGACGCTGTCGCGCGAAGACGATTACCGCGACTACGAGGAACGTAACCTCGACGATGGCTGGCCCTATGCCGACGCCTCAGGGGCATCGGATGGAAAGCCCGGAAACGGCGCCTACGGCGAGACCGCAGCCAATTTCGACCGCGACCGCAACAGCGGCTTCCGCATCGACGGGACCGACGAGGACGGCAACGAGAACCGGCTCAGGGACACGCTACGGGCCGACAGCATCAATCGTGACGACAGCGACGACCTTGAGGTGCGCGTCTTCGAAAACCTGGAGAACATCGAAGGCCTCGACCCCGACAGCATCGACATCCATGTCGACGGCCACACGGTGACGCTTGAAGGCTCGGTCGAGACGATCGGCATGGCGCGCAAGGTCGAACTCGGCGCCCTCTCGGTCGATGGCGTGCGCCACATTCGCAATCGCCTGGAAACGACAGGCGTCGACTCCCATATCCCGAATGAAGATTAG